A genomic window from Gossypium hirsutum isolate 1008001.06 chromosome D10, Gossypium_hirsutum_v2.1, whole genome shotgun sequence includes:
- the LOC107915228 gene encoding probable LRR receptor-like serine/threonine-protein kinase At1g56130 isoform X1, which produces MMKPRVPSSWKGLFLFLVVVLFSCNQSINAQTNATATTHPSEVRALNSIFQQWDVQAVDSWNTTGDPCSGSALSQDDSVFEDTSNNPAIRCDCSFNASTVCHITRLRVYALDKRGELPEELLDLPYLTFLKIDQNFFSGPLPAFIGNMSKLGLLSVAHNLFYGSIPQELGNLKELYLLSFGNNNFSGTLPPELGSLVKLQQIYINSCGLGGEIPSTFANLENLEIVWASDVAFTGKIPDFIGNNWTKLTSLRIEGNSFQGPIPSSFANLTSLISLRIGGIYSGSSSLNFVRNLKNLTDLVLRNVLLTGTLPSYITELQSLQKLDLSFNNLTGEIPSALFTMNSLQYLFLGNNSLSGAIPSQKSESLQTIDLSYNFLSGNLPSWVNSGLQLNLVANNFTLNSTNIRLLPGLECLQRSFPCNRNAPRYANFAIKCGGPQMTSTGIIFEAENRTLGAATFNVTSTQKWAVSNAGLFADRQDPQFVQNTLAQVKSTNTPELYQTSRLSPGSLRYYGLGLQNGPYTVRLFFAETGFPGRTTQSWKSLARRVFDVYIQGTRRLRDFDISKAAGGVERAIIKNFTANVTENHLEIHLFWAGKGTCCTPIQGYYGPSISAISVVPNFKPNVSGIPPGIPKEKNHVALIVGVTVPIVALAFILVFVIIYAKRQRDDDDEELLLGINPRPNTYSYSELKAATENFSSSNKLGEGGFGPVYKGTLSDGTVVAVKRLSVASNQGKEQFVTEIATISAVQHRNLVKLLGCCIGGKRRLLVYEYLENKSLDQALFGKIDLSLDWPTRFNICLSTARGLAYLHEESRPRFVHRDVKASNILLDAELCPKISDFGLAKLYDDKKTHVTTRAAGTIGYLAPEYAMRGHLTEKADVFGFGVVALEILSGRPNADNTLENDKIYLLEWAWTLHENNQLLSLVDPTLLEFNEDEALRVIGVAFLCTQGSPLMRPPMSRVVGMLAGDFEVSKVTTKPSYITDWAYKDITRSFMKEESQTSNASDHSSNNVKSNNKTTVGTDDQPIHSPVNITEFQEIIGEGR; this is translated from the exons TAAGGGCATTGAATTCAATCTTCCAACAATGGGATGTACAAGCAGTGGATTCATGGAACACCACAGGAGACCCATGCAGTGGATCTGCTCTCAGCCAAGATGATTCTGTGTTTGAGGATACTTCTAATAACCCTGCTATCAGATGTGATTGTTCTTTCAACGCTAGTACCGTTTGCCACATTACTCGGCT GAGGGTATATGCTCTAGATAAACGAGGAGAATTACCAGAGGAGCTTTTGGATTTGCCTTATCTGACATTCTT AAAGATTGATCAAAACTTCTTCTCTGGTCCTTTGCCAGCATTTATTGGAAATATGTCTAAACTAGGGTTACT GTCAGTTGCCCACAACCTTTTCTATGGATCCATTCCACAGGAGCTTGGAAACCTTAAGGAATTATATTTACT GTCTTTTGGTAATAACAACTTCTCTGGAACATTGCCTCCAGAACTTGGTAGTTTAGTCAAACTTCAGCAAAT ATACATTAACAGTTGTGGATTAGGTGGTGAGATTCCCTCAACATTTGCCAACCTTGAAAACCTGGAAATTGT GTGGGCATCTGATGTTGCATTCACAGGCAAAATACCGGACTTTATTGGCAATAACTGGACGAAGCTTACATCATT GAGAATTGAAGGGAACTCTTTTCAAGGACCAATACCATCCAGTTTTGCGAATTTAACCTCATTGATTTCTCT GAGAATTGGCGGTATATACAGTGGGAGTTCTTCTCTTAACTTTGTAAGAAATCTAAAGAACCTGACTGACTT GGTTCTAAGAAATGTGTTGCTTACGGGTACTTTACCATCTTATATCACGGAATTACAATCTTTACAAAAACT AGATTTAAGTTTTAACAACTTAACAGGCGAAATTCCAAGTGCTTTGTTCACAATGAATTCTCTCCAATACTT GTTTCTTGGAAATAATAGTCTATCAGGTGCCATTCCCAGCCAAAAGAGTGAAAGTCTTCAGACTAT agatttatcatataattttctATCAGGAAACTTGCCTTCTTGGGTAAACTCAGGCTTACAACT GAACCTTGTAGCCAACAACTTCACTCTTAACAGCACAAACATAAG GCTTTTACCAGGATTAGAATGCCTTCAAAGGAGCTTCCCATGCAATAGAAATGCTCCACGAT ATGCAAACTTCGCGATCAAGTGTGGTGGACCACAGATGACATCTACTGGGATAATATTTGAGGCTGAGAATCGCACACTCGGCGCAGCAACATTTAATGTAACCAGCACACAGAAATGGGCAGTCAGCAATGCAGGCTTGTTTGCAGATAGACAGGATCCACAGTTTGTGCAGAACACTTTAGCACAAGTGAAAAGTACCAACACTCCGGAGCTGTATCAGACTTCAAGGCTATCCCCTGGATCACTCAGATACTATGGCCTAGGCCTTCAGAATGGACCCTATACTGTAAGATTGTTCTTTGCGGAAACAGGTTTCCCAGGCCGAACCACACAGTCTTGGAAGAGTCTAGCAAGGCGAGTTTTTGATGTTTATATTCag GGAACTCGGCGATTGAGGGATTTTGATATATCGAAGGCAGCAGGTGGTGTTGAGAGAGCAATAATTAAGAATTTCACTGCTAATGTAACTGAGAACCATCTTGAAATTCACCTGTTTTGGGCTGGTAAGGGGACTTGCTGCACACCAATACAAGGTTATTACGGTCCATCCATTTCGGCTATTAGTGTTGTTCCAA attttaaaccaaatgtCAGTGGGATACCACCGGGCATTCCTAAAGAGAAGAACCACGTAGCATTAATTGTTGGTGTTACAGTTCCTATTGTGGCATTGGCTTTCATACTTGTATTTGTAATTATTTATGCGAAGAGACAAAGAGATGATGACGATGAGGAAT TGCTTCTTGGCATCAACCCTAGACCAAACACATACAGTTATTCAGAGTTAAAAGCTGCCACTGAAAACTTCAGTTCTTCAAATAAGTTAGGAGAAGGGGGGTTCGGACCTGTATACAAG GGTACACTTTCTGACGGGACAGTTGTAGCTGTGAAACGACTTTCTGTAGCATCAAACCAGGGGAAAGAACAATTTGTTACTGAGATAGCTACCATATCAGCAGTGCAACATCGTAATCTTGTCAAACTATTAGGGTGTTGCATTGGGGGGAAACGACGCCTCCTTGTTTACGAGTATCTTGAGAACAAAAGCCTTGATCAGGCACTCTTTG GAAAAATTGACTTGAGTCTTGATTGGCCAACCCGGTTCAATATCTGCTTATCAACTGCAAGAGGACTAGCTTATCTTCACGAGGAGTCTAGGCCAAGGTTTGTTCATAGGGATGTCAAGGCAAGCAATATTTTGCTTGATGCAGAGCTCTGCCCAAAGATATCTGATTTTGGGTTGGCAAAACTTTATGATGACAAGAAAACACATGTCACCACTCGCGCTGCCGGAACAAT CGGTTACTTGGCACCTGAGTATGCAATGCGCGGGCATCTTACAGAGAAAGCTGATGTTTTCGGCTTTGGGGTTGTTGCTTTGGAGATTTTAAGTGGTAGGCCAAACGCTGATAACACCTtagaaaatgacaaaatttatcTTCTTGAATGG GCCTGGACCCTGCATGAAAATAACCAACTCTTGAGCTTGGTTGATCCAACATTACTGGAGTTCAACGAAGACGAAGCTCTCAGAGTGATAGGGGTGGCATTTTTATGCACTCAGGGATCGCCATTAATGCGGCCGCCCATGTCCCGTGTTGTTGGTATGCTCGCAGGAGATTTCGAAGTGAGCAAAGTTACAACAAAACCAAGTTACATAACTGACTGGGCGTATAAGGATATAACACGCAGTTTCATGAAGGAAGAATCACAAACATCCAATGCATCGGATCATAGCAGCAATAACGTCAAGAGTAACAACAAGACTACTGTAGGGACAGATGATCAACCAATACACTCTCCAGTCAATATTACTGAATTCCAGGAGATAATTGGAGAAGGAAGGTGA
- the LOC107915228 gene encoding probable LRR receptor-like serine/threonine-protein kinase At1g56130 isoform X2: MMKPRVPSSWKGLFLFLVVVLFSCNQSINAQTNATATTHPSEVRALNSIFQQWDVQAVDSWNTTGDPCSGSALSQDDSVFEDTSNNPAIRCDCSFNASTVCHITRLRVYALDKRGELPEELLDLPYLTFLKIDQNFFSGPLPAFIGNMSKLGLLSVAHNLFYGSIPQELGNLKELYLLSFGNNNFSGTLPPELGSLVKLQQIYINSCGLGGEIPSTFANLENLEIVWASDVAFTGKIPDFIGNNWTKLTSLRIEGNSFQGPIPSSFANLTSLISLRIGGIYSGSSSLNFVRNLKNLTDLVLRNVLLTGTLPSYITELQSLQKLDLSFNNLTGEIPSALFTMNSLQYLFLGNNSLSGAIPSQKSESLQTIDLSYNFLSGNLPSWVNSGLQLNLVANNFTLNSTNIRLLPGLECLQRSFPCNRNAPRYANFAIKCGGPQMTSTGIIFEAENRTLGAATFNVTSTQKWAVSNAGLFADRQDPQFVQNTLAQVKSTNTPELYQTSRLSPGSLRYYGLGLQNGPYTVRLFFAETGFPGRTTQSWKSLARRVFDVYIQGTRRLRDFDISKAAGGVERAIIKNFTANVTENHLEIHLFWAGKGTCCTPIQGYYGPSISAISVVPNFKPNVSGIPPGIPKEKNHVALIVGVTVPIVALAFILVFVIIYAKRQRDDDDEELLLGINPRPNTYSYSELKAATENFSSSNKLGEGGFGPVYKGTLSDGTVVAVKRLSVASNQGKEQFVTEIATISAVQHRNLVKLLGCCIGGKRRLLVYEYLENKSLDQALFGKIDLSLDWPTRFNICLSTARGLAYLHEESRPRFVHRDVKASNILLDAELCPKISDFGLAKLYDDKKTHVTTRAAGTIGYLAPEYAMRGHLTEKADVFGFGVVALEILSGLDPA; this comes from the exons TAAGGGCATTGAATTCAATCTTCCAACAATGGGATGTACAAGCAGTGGATTCATGGAACACCACAGGAGACCCATGCAGTGGATCTGCTCTCAGCCAAGATGATTCTGTGTTTGAGGATACTTCTAATAACCCTGCTATCAGATGTGATTGTTCTTTCAACGCTAGTACCGTTTGCCACATTACTCGGCT GAGGGTATATGCTCTAGATAAACGAGGAGAATTACCAGAGGAGCTTTTGGATTTGCCTTATCTGACATTCTT AAAGATTGATCAAAACTTCTTCTCTGGTCCTTTGCCAGCATTTATTGGAAATATGTCTAAACTAGGGTTACT GTCAGTTGCCCACAACCTTTTCTATGGATCCATTCCACAGGAGCTTGGAAACCTTAAGGAATTATATTTACT GTCTTTTGGTAATAACAACTTCTCTGGAACATTGCCTCCAGAACTTGGTAGTTTAGTCAAACTTCAGCAAAT ATACATTAACAGTTGTGGATTAGGTGGTGAGATTCCCTCAACATTTGCCAACCTTGAAAACCTGGAAATTGT GTGGGCATCTGATGTTGCATTCACAGGCAAAATACCGGACTTTATTGGCAATAACTGGACGAAGCTTACATCATT GAGAATTGAAGGGAACTCTTTTCAAGGACCAATACCATCCAGTTTTGCGAATTTAACCTCATTGATTTCTCT GAGAATTGGCGGTATATACAGTGGGAGTTCTTCTCTTAACTTTGTAAGAAATCTAAAGAACCTGACTGACTT GGTTCTAAGAAATGTGTTGCTTACGGGTACTTTACCATCTTATATCACGGAATTACAATCTTTACAAAAACT AGATTTAAGTTTTAACAACTTAACAGGCGAAATTCCAAGTGCTTTGTTCACAATGAATTCTCTCCAATACTT GTTTCTTGGAAATAATAGTCTATCAGGTGCCATTCCCAGCCAAAAGAGTGAAAGTCTTCAGACTAT agatttatcatataattttctATCAGGAAACTTGCCTTCTTGGGTAAACTCAGGCTTACAACT GAACCTTGTAGCCAACAACTTCACTCTTAACAGCACAAACATAAG GCTTTTACCAGGATTAGAATGCCTTCAAAGGAGCTTCCCATGCAATAGAAATGCTCCACGAT ATGCAAACTTCGCGATCAAGTGTGGTGGACCACAGATGACATCTACTGGGATAATATTTGAGGCTGAGAATCGCACACTCGGCGCAGCAACATTTAATGTAACCAGCACACAGAAATGGGCAGTCAGCAATGCAGGCTTGTTTGCAGATAGACAGGATCCACAGTTTGTGCAGAACACTTTAGCACAAGTGAAAAGTACCAACACTCCGGAGCTGTATCAGACTTCAAGGCTATCCCCTGGATCACTCAGATACTATGGCCTAGGCCTTCAGAATGGACCCTATACTGTAAGATTGTTCTTTGCGGAAACAGGTTTCCCAGGCCGAACCACACAGTCTTGGAAGAGTCTAGCAAGGCGAGTTTTTGATGTTTATATTCag GGAACTCGGCGATTGAGGGATTTTGATATATCGAAGGCAGCAGGTGGTGTTGAGAGAGCAATAATTAAGAATTTCACTGCTAATGTAACTGAGAACCATCTTGAAATTCACCTGTTTTGGGCTGGTAAGGGGACTTGCTGCACACCAATACAAGGTTATTACGGTCCATCCATTTCGGCTATTAGTGTTGTTCCAA attttaaaccaaatgtCAGTGGGATACCACCGGGCATTCCTAAAGAGAAGAACCACGTAGCATTAATTGTTGGTGTTACAGTTCCTATTGTGGCATTGGCTTTCATACTTGTATTTGTAATTATTTATGCGAAGAGACAAAGAGATGATGACGATGAGGAAT TGCTTCTTGGCATCAACCCTAGACCAAACACATACAGTTATTCAGAGTTAAAAGCTGCCACTGAAAACTTCAGTTCTTCAAATAAGTTAGGAGAAGGGGGGTTCGGACCTGTATACAAG GGTACACTTTCTGACGGGACAGTTGTAGCTGTGAAACGACTTTCTGTAGCATCAAACCAGGGGAAAGAACAATTTGTTACTGAGATAGCTACCATATCAGCAGTGCAACATCGTAATCTTGTCAAACTATTAGGGTGTTGCATTGGGGGGAAACGACGCCTCCTTGTTTACGAGTATCTTGAGAACAAAAGCCTTGATCAGGCACTCTTTG GAAAAATTGACTTGAGTCTTGATTGGCCAACCCGGTTCAATATCTGCTTATCAACTGCAAGAGGACTAGCTTATCTTCACGAGGAGTCTAGGCCAAGGTTTGTTCATAGGGATGTCAAGGCAAGCAATATTTTGCTTGATGCAGAGCTCTGCCCAAAGATATCTGATTTTGGGTTGGCAAAACTTTATGATGACAAGAAAACACATGTCACCACTCGCGCTGCCGGAACAAT CGGTTACTTGGCACCTGAGTATGCAATGCGCGGGCATCTTACAGAGAAAGCTGATGTTTTCGGCTTTGGGGTTGTTGCTTTGGAGATTTTAAGTG GCCTGGACCCTGCATGA